A stretch of the Arachis stenosperma cultivar V10309 chromosome 6, arast.V10309.gnm1.PFL2, whole genome shotgun sequence genome encodes the following:
- the LOC130934961 gene encoding probable metal-nicotianamine transporter YSL6 — MGTETSSMDITEPLVVEKNSPSVSEHVPEWKEQITIRGLVVSAVLGCLFCIITHKLNLTVGVIPSLNVSAGLLGFFFVKSWTSFLSQLGIFTKPFTRQENTVIQTCVVACYGLAFSGGFGSSLIAMDERTYELIGPDYPGNRAKDIINPGLGWMIGFMFVVSFLGLFSLVPLRKVMVLDYKLTYPSGTATAMLINSFHTKTGAELAGNQVRKLGKYLGLSFFWSCFKWFFSGVGDSCGFDNFPSFGLTLFKNTFYFDFSTTYVGCGLICPHIVNCSVLLGAIISWGILWPFVSQHAGDWYPADLGSNDFKGLYGYKVFISIALILGDGIYNLVKIILITVREMYKASSKETSLPTVTEVLDDESSRLQLEEKKREEVFLKDRIPTWFALSGYVGLAAISIGTIPMIFPPLKWYLVLCSYILAPALAFCNSYGCGLTDWSLASTYGKIGLFIVAAAVGQNGGVIAGVASSAVMMSIVATAADLMQDFKTGYLTLSSAKSMFVSQLIGTGMGCIIAPLTFWMFWTAFDIGSPDGPYKAPYAVIFREMAILGVEGFSELPKHCLAMCGGFFAAAIVINLLRDLVPKKYSQYIPIPMAMAVPFYIGAYFAVDMFIGTVILFVWEKLNRRDAEDYAGAVASGLICGDGIWTIPSAVLSIMRIDPPICMYFGPSASS; from the exons ATGGGAACTGAGACTTCATCAATGGACATTACGGAGCCGCTGGTTGTGGAGAAGAATTCGCCGTCGGTATCGGAGCACGTTCCGGAGTGGAAAGAGCAGATCACGATCAGAGGGCTGGTGGTGAGTGCGGTTCTTGGTTGCCTGTTCTGCATCATCACACACAAGCTCAATCTCACCGTTGGTGTTATCCCTTCCCTCAACGTCTCTGCGGGATTGTTAGGGTTCTTCTTCGTCAAGTCATGGACCAGTTTCTTGAGTCAATTAGGGATCTTCACTAAACCATTCACAAGGCAAGAGAACACTGTCATTCAGACCTGTGTTGTTGCTTGCTATGGCCTTGCTTTCAGCG GGGGATTTGGTTCATCCTTGATAGCTATGGATGAAAGAACATATGAGCTTATAGGCCCTGACTATCCTGGTAACAGAGCCAAAGACATTATAAACCCAGGCTTGGGTTGGATGATAGGTTTCATGTTTGTTGTCAGCTTTCTTGGACTTTTTAGTTTGGTACCACTTCGTAAG GTTATGGTCTTGGATTATAAGCTTACATACCCCAGTGGAACTGCAACAGCAATGCTAATTAACAGTTTCCATACAAAGACGGGGGCTGAACTTGCAGG GAATCAAGTTCGGAAACTGGGGAAATATTTGGGCCTAAGTTTCTTCTGGAGTTGCTTTAAGTGGTTCTTCAGTGGTGTTGGAGATTCGTGTGGATTTGACAACTTCCCTAGCTTTGGTTTGACATTATTTAAAAACAC ATTCTACTTTGATTTCAGTACAACCTACGTTGGATGTGGTCTTATCTGTCCTCACATAGTCAACTGTTCAGTTCTTCTTGGAGCTATTATATCGTGGGGTATTCTTTGGCCTTTTGTCTCCCAGCATGCTGGGGACTGGTATCCAGCTGACCTCGGTAGTAATGATTTTAAAGGTCTATATGGATACAAG GTTTTCATATCTATTGCTCTTATTTTAGGGGACGGTATTTACAATCTTGTAAAAATTATACTGATAACTGTTAGGGAGATGTACAAGGCAAGCTCCAAAGAGACCAGCCTTCCAACTGTCACAGAGGTTCTTG ATGATGAGAGTTCCCGGTTGCaattagaagaaaagaagagagaggaaGTATTTTTGAAGGACAGGATTCCTACCTGGTTTGCGCTGTCTGGTTACGTGGGATTGGCTGCAATATCCATTGGAACAATACCAATGATCTTCCCTCCTCTAAAATGGTACTTGGTTCTATGCTCTTACATCCTTGCCCCAGCCCTTGCATTTTGCAACTCTTACGGCTGCGGGCTCACTGACTGGAGTCTGGCATCCACCTATGGGAAGATCGGTCTTTTCATTGTTGCGGCTGCAGTCGGCCAAAATGGCGGGGTAATAGCAGGAGTAGCATCGAGTGCTGTGATGATGTCTATCGTTGCCACTGCCGCAGATCTCATGCAAGATTTCAAGACAGGCTACCTCACCCTTTCGTCGGCAAAATCCATGTTTGTGAGTCAGTTGATAGGAACAGGCATGGGATGTATAATTGCTCCCCTCACATTCTGGATGTTCTGGACAGCCTTTGATATCGGGTCACCTGACGGCCCTTACAAAGCACCATATGCAGTTATCTTCAGGGAAATGGCCATACTAGGTGTCGAGGGATTCTCGGAGCTTCCAAAGCATTGCTTGGCCATGTGTGGCGGTTTCTTTGCCGCGGCTATAGTTATCAATCTTCTAAGGGATTTGGTTCCCAAGAAGTACTCGCAGTATATCCCCATCCCAATGGCCATGGCAGTTCCTTTCTACATTGGTGCTTACTTTGCGGTCGATATGTTCATCGGAACTGTGATATTGTTTGTGTGGGAGAAGTTGAATAGAAGGGATGCCGAGGACTATGCCGGGGCAGTTGCGTCTGGTTTGATATGCGGCGATGGGATATGGACTATTCCTTCTGCAGTTCTCTCTATTATGCGAATCGACCCACCCATATGCATGTATTTCGGGCCTTCTGCGAGCAGCTAA